The following are encoded together in the Vigna unguiculata cultivar IT97K-499-35 chromosome 2, ASM411807v1, whole genome shotgun sequence genome:
- the LOC114174043 gene encoding uncharacterized protein LOC114174043 — MAFNNKSKKSSSPSKFTFCVTLFFLVLFTIPAFFLLHTPTTCTTLSKTWSGDLLLAEFAWNKLPFLEQNPSPVPLKIAVFSRKWPIGTTPGGMERHAYTLHTALVQRGHKVHIFTSPPQEETSSTFSSDTTNHQDDVNAPSSPFIHCHEGEPGKWRYNKAWEQFLEQNQKEPFDVVHSESVALPHWLARDLPNLAVSWHGIALESLQSSLFQDLARRADEPRSPDFDKGLYGVLPKILNEIRFFRNYAHHVAISDSCGEMLRDVYQIPSRRVHVILNGVDEGDFREDVELGKEFRTKIGIPSNASLVLGVAGRLVKDKGHPLLHEAYSRLITKHPNVYLIVAGSGPWENRYRDLGKQALVLGSMSPSMLRAFYNAIDIFVNPTLRPQGLDLTLMEAMMSGKPLLASRFPSIKGSVVVDDEFGFMFSPNVESLMESLEAVVKEGKVSLARRGNACREYAISMFTATKMALAYERLFLCIKEDKFCNYH; from the coding sequence ATGGCCTTCAACAACAAATCCAAGAAGTCCAGTTCCCCTTCTAAATTTACTTTCTGTGTCACCCTTTTCTTCCTTGTCCTCTTCACCATACCAGCATTTTTCCTCCTCCACACACCCACCACATGCACCACCCTCTCCAAAACCTGGTCTGGTGATCTTCTTTTAGCCGAATTCGCTTGGAACAAACTCCCCTTTCTGGAACAGAACCCTTCACCTGTACCTCTTAAAATCGCTGTCTTCTCTAGAAAATGGCCTATTGGAACGACTCCTGGTGGCATGGAGCGCCATGCATACACACTTCACACTGCTCTTGTTCAGCGGGGCCACAAGGTTCATATATTTACCTCTCCTCCACAAGAAGAAACCTCTTCAACCTTTTCTTCAGACACAACCAATCACCAAGACGATGTTAATGCACCCTCTTCGCCCTTCATCCATTGCCATGAAGGGGAGCCAGGAAAGTGGCGCTACAACAAAGCATGGGAACAGTTTCTGGAACAAAACCAGAAAGAACCCTTCGATGTTGTTCACTCAGAAAGTGTAGCACTTCCTCATTGGCTCGCTCGCGACCTTCCAAACCTTGCAGTTTCATGGCATGGCATAGCACTTGAGAGTTTGCAATCTAGCCTTTTCCAAGACTTAGCTCGTAGAGCCGATGAACCAAGATCCCCGGATTTTGACAAAGGTTTATACGGGGTTCTCCCTAAGATTCTAAATGAGATAAGGTTCTTCAGAAACTATGCACACCATGTTGCTATCAGTGATAGTTGTGGTGAGATGTTAAGAGATGTGTACCAAATCCCCAGCAGAAGAGTGCATGTGATTCTCAATGGAGTTGATGAGGGTGACTTCAGAGAAGATGTGGAATTGGGAAAGGAATTTAGAACCAAAATTGGCATTCCAAGCAATGCTAGTTTAGTGCTTGGTGTCGCTGGAAGATTAGTTAAGGACAAAGGCCACCCTCTCCTTCACGAAGCATACTCTAGGCTAATAACAAAACACCCTAATGTGTATTTGATTGTAGCTGGCTCAGGACCATGGGAGAATCGATATAGGGATTTAGGAAAGCAAGCTCTTGTTCTTGGATCCATGAGTCCTTCCATGCTACGAGCATTCTACAATGCCATTGACATTTTTGTCAATCCCACACTTAGACCACAAGGGCTTGATCTTACACTGATGGAAGCCATGATGAGTGGGAAACCCCTTTTGGCATCAAGGTTTCCTAGCATCAAAGGTAGTGTTGTGGTGGATGATGAATTTGGCTTTATGTTCTCTCCCAACGTGGAATCCCTAATGGAGTCACTTGAAGCAGTGGTGAAGGAAGGAAAGGTAAGCCTTGCAAGGAGGGGAAATGCATGCCGTGAATATGCAATTTCTATGTTTACGGCAACAAAGATGGCGTTGGCATATGAGAGACTATTCCTATGCATAAAAGAAGATAAGTTTTGTAACTATCATTGA